The DNA window CaacatcaaataattgatttaggcaatgaaaaataaatttaatcttataaCGAGGGTCTAAAACAAAGGCAACATACAAGAATAAATTTATTCTATCTTTTTTtccccaatacttatcaaacttttcttGCATTTTCATTGCCATTTCTTGCAAAAGCACATCATTAGGACCAGTTGcacttgaatatttttttatacaattCTGAACAATACTAATCTCATGGAAGACTGTATTGCAAATCGTGAGACCTTGTTTGTAGGTATGCTTACCAAAGGACTGGCAAACATACAAAGACAAGAATTTGGTAAATATTCTCGCAATTTCCCAATCCCTGGTGGTTGATTTTTTCTCCTCATTCATGTAGACTGTGTCGTAGTcttctaacctctcaaatgccttttcaaattttatagtaGGCTCAAGCATCAAATAAGTAGAATTCCATCTAGTTGGAACATCAAGACACAACATACTTTTACTATCTATGTTCTCCTCTTTGATACACTTCTTAAATGTGACAAGTCTAGCAGGAGAAGATCTAACAAACCTCACAGCATCTCGAATTAGAACCAATGAATCATTAATATCTTTTAGGCCATCACATACAATTAAGTTCAATATATGTGCACAACATCAAACATGCAAGAACTCACCATTTAACACCAATCCATGCTTAAAACGCTTCTTCAAATAAGCAATGGCAGTATCATTTGACGAAGTATTATCAACTGTCAATGTCATAACCTTTTCAATACCCCACTATTTTAGACATTTCTCAATCTGTTTTCTACTGTTTTAGACATTTCTCAATCAATTCGGGTGAAATTAAGAATTCTGTTATGTAATTTCCAATCTTTATCAATAAAGTGTGCAGTCAAAACCAAATAGTTCATATTTTGGATTGATGACCACGTATCAGTTGTGAATGACACTCTATATCCTTCTTTCACAAAAATGTCCTTCAACATCTCTTTCGTGCTATCATAAATACCCAAAATATCCTTAGTAATTATTTTTCGAGAAGGAAGAACAAAATTAGGTTCTACTAACGTCAAAATCCCATTCACAAACCTCTTAAACCCTTGGTTCTCCACAAATTTAAATGGCAACTCATCTATAATAATCATCTCAGCAAGTAGTCTCCGAGCACTCTCAATAGTAAACATCTTATAACTAAGGGATGAATGTGATTGTAAATTATCTCCAATACCCTCattgtttttaaaaaccaaCTTAGTTTgtgttacatctaacttagaCTTCTTAATCtgataaggattttttttacaGTAGTGTTCAATATGCATTCTCATAGTTGAATTTCCATTCCTTCCAGGATGACATGCATACACCATACCATAATAGTTACATTTAGCATGCGGATCATCATCACTATATTGAGAATATTTAGTAAAGTGATCTCATACCATAGATGATTTTTTCCTCTTTCGTCCATTTGCATGCTTTGAAACTGTCTCCTCACTTTCGTCTTTTCGTGGTGGTGGTGGTAGTGATGGCATAACAACAACATCATCATGCAATCATTGTTTTTGCTCAAGCTCATTGTGATAGACAGATGGTACCTATAAAGgggaaaatagagagaaaactTATTACCCTCAAAGAAAATCATTTActtaaactaaaaattcaaatacaacaacaaccaacaacaacaagacaACATCACCAACATCACCAACATCAAATCTCTCCCCTTtccaattgatttttaattagcTATTAAATTTGTGCTAAAATAAGATAAAGATTACCTAACAATTTCATTAGttacttaaattttattttatttacctAAAATTTCAATCGGATGGGAACTGGCTCGAACGAGCTGCAGGCAGCGGTCTCGAACGAGCACCAACGGACGGCAGTCTTGAACGAGCACCAACGGAAGCGGCTGTCTCTGGTTCACGAACCAAATTTTCCTCTGGTTCACTGGCGGTCTCGAACAAGCATGAATGAAGAACGAAGTACAAAGAACGACGATGATAGAGAAGAAGAAGTCGTGCGGCGGGTCGGCAGCGGCGGCAACAAACAAACCCTAGAACTAAAAGAAGAAATCGAAAGCACAAAGCAGAAGccaagagaagagaagagaaatcTAAAGCGCCAAGCGCGTGTGGCGAGTCTTttaagttatttattattaaaataaatattaataatatatatatatatatatatatttattatttatatttaaacggttcggttcggtttagaaattaatttttcaagcttgaaaccgaaccgaaccgtttaaATTCGATTTCAACAGCCCACCGAACCGCATCAAATAAGATTTTTCGGTTTTGCTTATAAATCGGTTCGATTCGATTTGGTTTTTAGcaattcggttcggtttgagcGATTTTGCTGTCCACCCctaggtaaggaagcgtaactcatcatagaccgaactatGTCTAACAgagtttgatttctcctttctaatacactaATCTATTGAGgtataccaggtgctgagagttaggaTATAATtgcatgttctatcaaataattctggaatattagatttaaaaactctccactttgatcagatcgaaatgttttaattgttctatttaatgcattttcaacttcaaccttgaattctttggacttttcaaaagattcagacttatcttgcattaaataaacatacccatatcttgaattatcatcagtaaaggtgatgaaatattcaaaacctcCCCTTGTtttgacattcatcgaaccacgaAGGTCTGAATTATCATCagtaattccctaaaatgaataacaaacgtggttagtggcgcttgaatcaattatccaggccgaatcatcattctctactaaacaagtttttaaaacaattaaatcatatttacctcgcttggcctttttttttttccgccaagtatttgggacagttcTTATTCCAATGTCCCTCCTAGttacaatggaaacagattccctttgtaACCTTgttttcttgcccttttgggcaGTAGCTGGTGGCTTAGCTTTcctctttccacctttcttcttcttccattttttagtGCCGGAAGAAAAAGGCACGGATTTTTTAGACTTTGTTCCAAAGATCGAACCACTAAACAGGCCTGTAACTTGTTGAGCAAGGTGAtcaagttgtagtcaatcctgtccATAACAACATTTCAAGGAACTGTAGGAAGCTTTCAGGTAAAAATTCcagaatgaagctaacctgattgGTTTCATCGATGACGGACcaattcatctccgccacattgaagtggaccatcatgttgagaacgtgttctcgaacagatatccctgctcgcatacgaccattgaagatgtgtttgagagAGTTGTGCTTGAGCTATGCggacggttgtctgaacatttccctcagggactccataatctcagAAGTCGTGAGTATGGGTTCatacttcttggccaagacttcggaaagacttgccaagatgtatgcTTGGGCCTTCttgtttgcccgtgtccattgctcgtatgcttctcgaacatATCAAGCAGCATTGGgagctggaatgggaggacagtccTCCATAAAGACAAAATGAAGGTCATAGATGATAAAAATTATGTTGATCGTATTTTTTCACAAAGTGTAATTTTTGCCTATTAGTTTGTCAGCGGCAAGTAAATTTAGGGTAGCGGAAGTCATATTTAAAGAAGtttgttgaaaccatacaaattattttttatgagtCTAATTGCATTAAACCATTAaaacaaccaatcaatttttagcaaaatagtctaatgtaccctaggtgacatctattttgaaatgatgtttcagtgagacaggacaaaagtcactgtagggtgatcaggtgcccCTTCAATGAAATGAGACAATTTCAACTAATAAATAGAATAACTCGTTGTTACTGTTACTATTAGTCACCATTTCGGTCCAGAAATCGttaaacttgcttaacaattcttgcaagtgtaacccctcattttataTCCTAGAAttccaccccaatgagccaaccgtaggaaaaaaCCAATTGGGACATTactaaagtaaccctatccattgcAAGAGTTTGAACAAAGTGTCATGCAAAAATGTCGTTCTATAAGGAGACACTCAAGGTGCCAAGAGGCCATGCACAAAaatttacttcaaactaatgagagggACCGAAGGATGTGTTGTCATACGTGCCTGTCCTACttattataaacactctctccattcaccttgatattgtaAGAGTTTGAACAAAGTGTCATGCAAAAATGTCGTTCTATAAGGAGACAATCAAGGTGCCAAGAGGCCATGCAcaaaactttacttcaaactaatgaaagGGACCGAAGGATGTGTTGTCATACGTGCCTCTCCTACTTATTATAAACGAGACACTCAAGGTGCCaagaggcgatgcacaaaactttacttcaaactaatgagagggACCGAAGGATGTGTTATCATACGTGCCTCTCCTACttattataaacactctctccattcaccttgccAATGCAAGAATTTGAACAAAGTgtcatgcaaaaatgttgtTCTATAAGGAGACACTCAAGGTGCCAAGAGGCCATGCAcaaaactttacttcaaactaatgagagggACTGAAGGATGTGTTGTCATACGTGCCTCTCCTACttattataaacactctctccattcaccttgatattgatctatacaaatgtCATCTGTAAGGGGATactcaaggtgcctcgaggccgagtatagatctcacggtgtgaactttaagggaaaaagaagtatcatatacctcatttttctcccactgagcGTTTTActtagggttaattaacttagaaaaatacggttagtaattttaaataagtgattgtttaacttgccaaaaaacaacacttgtctttggatagttaaacaactttgattaaggtctattaaactcttcaacaaactttaatcaaacttgcatgtttgtagcaaatctatcaaTTCACCtatccaggtaagttcccaggtaggggtgttatgtttccatcaacttaagtaccccagcctagacagaactcgcctTTACGACAAGACTTACCTGAAGTCTTTATTGTCATATAAGATGATAAAATGACAACTTATGAATCTTTTAGCAGTGTGAGAGCACTTATGAGTCTTTCAGTAGCAGGAGAGCCATGCGATGACTCAACCTATGCTATAACTTCTTGGAAGTCAAATTTTTCATACTAGATGACAAGTATTGAAAGAAGTTGACAAAAGTTATTAAAGTCATAATTATGAGATGAAGTACTGTATTTAATCTCAATTAGTTTTTTGTAGACTTTCATTGATAAGGTTACTTCATAGGATATGTAGGGGTCTACGAAAATAAAGCTTGAAAGTGTAGTATTTGGAGGTATAGATCTTCAAAA is part of the Benincasa hispida cultivar B227 unplaced genomic scaffold, ASM972705v1 Contig618, whole genome shotgun sequence genome and encodes:
- the LOC120069828 gene encoding zinc finger BED domain-containing protein RICESLEEPER 1-like, with product MTLTVDNTSSNDTAIAYLKKRFKHGLVLNDINDSLVLIRDAVRFVRSSPARLVTFKKCIKEENIDSKSMLCLDVPTRWNSTYLMLEPTIKFEKAFERLEDYDTVYMNEEKKSTTRDWEIARIFTKFLSLYVCQSFGKHTYKQGLTICNTVFHEISIVQNCIKKYSSATGPNDVLLQEMAMKMQEKFDKYWGKKDRINLFLYVAFVLDPRYKIKFIFHCLNQLFDVDVAKAIGSKVEGVLRALFNEYNLLLSVANKGQSSCTIKSSPFRTTSASVLKIFHFDFDDLDEDDSQSVDSEVDIYLLEPRVKREDNFDVLDWWKGNSSRYKILRKIARDLLAVPISTVAFESAFNTGGKVIDPFRTSLSPTIVEALVCAQNQLRSEQISIGLRQYLEEIEDEEEVFITGLNEATNAQNKEKENHD